From Fibrobacter sp. UWB4, one genomic window encodes:
- a CDS encoding MlaD family protein — translation MKLSDRALGYISFIVFACIFGGISFGMWAAHQNVRQTAIVDFNELGSLQPEDPVVLRGYRVGTIGSVTWLKDRSRVKINFTEPLTLRAGTQFNNINYALMGQRRLEIIPSKTGEIMPENHVFQGHFEPGIAETLRLIENVNEQLEAVQKTILLLAQGDSSHKSAPEIYEEAMHSIEDIFAHTEKTVGSLGTKMNKLFKQVNSSSNALTKTALQADTAIKTVTATANEKISLVDSVVLSLTENAKKTNEVITSIEKGIDSETLLQSKELVENINDIIANLNKAVQAIDTKNLGFKDKDGKPIKLITWKNMNIIGDNARDKARKRLEEAKAKQEQNKAGK, via the coding sequence ATGAAACTTTCGGACAGAGCGCTTGGTTACATTTCTTTCATTGTATTTGCCTGCATTTTCGGCGGTATCTCATTTGGCATGTGGGCGGCCCACCAGAACGTGCGCCAAACGGCGATTGTCGATTTTAACGAACTTGGTTCTTTGCAACCCGAAGATCCCGTGGTTTTGCGCGGCTACCGCGTCGGCACAATCGGAAGCGTCACCTGGTTGAAAGACAGATCCCGCGTAAAGATCAATTTTACGGAACCTCTAACGCTCCGCGCGGGCACTCAATTCAACAACATAAACTACGCCCTCATGGGACAGCGCCGTCTCGAAATCATTCCTTCGAAAACAGGCGAAATCATGCCAGAGAACCACGTGTTCCAAGGGCATTTTGAACCGGGCATTGCAGAAACACTGCGCCTCATCGAGAATGTGAACGAACAGCTCGAAGCCGTGCAGAAGACAATTCTTTTGCTCGCCCAGGGAGATTCCTCGCACAAGTCCGCCCCAGAAATCTACGAAGAGGCAATGCACTCCATCGAAGATATCTTTGCGCACACAGAAAAGACAGTCGGCTCTCTCGGCACGAAAATGAACAAGCTCTTTAAGCAAGTGAACTCGTCGAGCAACGCGCTGACCAAGACCGCACTCCAGGCCGACACGGCCATCAAGACGGTTACCGCAACAGCAAACGAAAAGATTTCACTCGTGGATTCCGTCGTTCTTTCGCTTACCGAAAACGCAAAGAAGACAAACGAAGTCATCACAAGCATCGAGAAGGGAATCGATTCCGAAACGCTTTTGCAATCCAAGGAGCTTGTTGAAAATATAAACGATATTATCGCCAACCTCAACAAGGCGGTTCAGGCCATTGATACAAAAAATCTCGGGTTCAAGGATAAAGACGGCAAACCGATTAAGCTGATTACATGGAAGAACATGAACATTATCGGTGACAACGCCCGCGACAAGGCCCGCAAGCGCTTAGAAGAAGCCAAGGCTAAACAAGAACAGAACAAAGCGGGCAAGTAA
- a CDS encoding argininosuccinate synthase translates to MAKTESKKKVVLAYSGGLDTSIIIPWLKETYDVEVIAFAADLGQNDFPNAKALEEKALKTGASKCYVLDLKKEFLEEYVWPTVRAGAKYEGTYLLGTSFARPLIAKYQVKIAEKEGAYAVAHGATGKGNDQVRFELTYAALNPKLEVIAPWKDPRWTFHSREDAIDYAAAHKIPLNGISKKKIYSEDGNLWHLSHEGGVLEFPEQEHKYEFLKHTNTYEKAPNKADHVTISFEKGNPVAINGKKMGAVELLEFLNEIGGKNACGLLDIVENRLVGLKSRGVYETPGGTLLYKAHECLQQLVLDKETLFEAQKMSMTYANLVYNGQWFTPLRQAMDAFFNEVNKVVTGDVTLKLYKGNIIPAGIKSPYSLYDMGLGGFTDVDMYDQKDATGFIRCYGLPLKTRALLLGKKTNVDFGGVPSLKK, encoded by the coding sequence ATGGCTAAAACAGAATCCAAGAAGAAAGTCGTCCTCGCTTACAGCGGTGGACTTGACACCTCCATCATCATTCCTTGGCTCAAGGAAACCTACGACGTCGAAGTGATTGCATTCGCAGCCGACCTCGGCCAGAATGACTTCCCGAACGCAAAGGCTCTCGAAGAAAAGGCTCTCAAGACCGGTGCTTCCAAGTGCTACGTTCTCGACCTTAAGAAGGAATTCCTTGAAGAATACGTTTGGCCGACCGTTCGCGCCGGTGCAAAGTACGAAGGCACTTACCTCCTCGGTACGTCTTTCGCTCGTCCGCTCATCGCTAAGTACCAGGTCAAGATCGCCGAAAAGGAAGGCGCTTACGCTGTTGCTCACGGTGCTACCGGTAAGGGTAACGACCAGGTCCGTTTCGAACTCACCTACGCAGCACTCAACCCGAAGCTCGAAGTCATCGCTCCGTGGAAGGACCCGCGTTGGACATTCCACAGCCGCGAAGACGCTATCGACTACGCCGCTGCACACAAGATTCCGCTCAACGGCATCAGCAAGAAGAAGATCTACTCCGAAGACGGCAACCTCTGGCACCTTTCTCACGAAGGTGGCGTCTTGGAATTCCCGGAACAGGAACACAAGTACGAATTCCTCAAGCACACCAACACGTATGAAAAGGCTCCGAACAAGGCTGATCACGTGACGATCTCCTTCGAAAAGGGCAATCCGGTTGCTATCAACGGCAAGAAGATGGGCGCTGTTGAACTTCTCGAATTCTTGAACGAAATCGGTGGCAAGAACGCTTGCGGTCTTTTGGACATCGTCGAAAACCGCCTCGTCGGCCTCAAGAGCCGCGGTGTTTATGAAACTCCGGGTGGTACGCTCCTTTACAAGGCTCACGAATGCTTGCAGCAGCTCGTGCTCGACAAGGAAACTTTGTTCGAAGCCCAGAAGATGTCTATGACCTATGCAAACCTTGTCTACAATGGCCAGTGGTTTACTCCGCTCCGCCAGGCTATGGACGCCTTCTTCAATGAAGTGAACAAGGTTGTGACTGGTGACGTGACCCTCAAGCTCTACAAGGGCAACATCATTCCGGCTGGCATCAAGAGCCCGTACAGCTTGTACGACATGGGCCTCGGTGGCTTCACGGACGTTGACATGTACGACCAGAAGGACGCTACTGGCTTCATCCGCTGCTACGGCCTCCCGCTCAAGACTCGCGCTCTCTTGCTCGGCAAGAAGACGAACGTTGACTTCGGTGGCGTTCCGAGCCTCAAGAAGTAA
- a CDS encoding DUF3078 domain-containing protein gives MKKSLFAIGCAALISASTAFAEGGMFEGYLPENWTADVVAAVKFTRMNFYNWHQESGTSSSTWLVTYDADLKAHWSVADWRNKLNLALGQTWTDGLGKRKSADKIFYETMADFNALEKFKPYVGARFESQFMKGYEYSEDEEGNEIKTTISKFMDPGYVTQMAGIGYFPNDMFSTRLGFANRMTISNKYLYADDPDTKKVEKFKDEPGLESITEFKYSFSDLVSFKSRLWAFVNFKGFDEIDGKWENLLAVTLSPLFELQVGYDVAYDKDLDEDSQHKNTILIGVTWRWF, from the coding sequence ATGAAAAAATCACTATTCGCAATCGGTTGTGCAGCACTCATTTCTGCATCGACGGCTTTCGCTGAAGGGGGAATGTTTGAAGGCTATCTCCCTGAAAACTGGACTGCTGATGTGGTCGCTGCAGTAAAGTTCACCCGTATGAATTTTTACAACTGGCATCAGGAAAGCGGAACATCGTCTTCGACATGGCTGGTGACTTATGATGCAGATCTTAAGGCTCACTGGAGTGTCGCTGACTGGCGCAACAAGCTGAATCTTGCTCTTGGTCAAACATGGACCGATGGGCTTGGCAAGCGCAAATCTGCGGATAAGATTTTCTATGAAACAATGGCTGACTTCAACGCCCTTGAAAAGTTTAAGCCCTATGTTGGCGCCCGTTTCGAATCTCAGTTCATGAAAGGCTATGAATATAGCGAAGATGAAGAAGGAAACGAAATCAAGACGACGATTTCCAAGTTCATGGATCCGGGCTATGTCACGCAGATGGCTGGTATCGGCTACTTCCCGAATGACATGTTCTCTACGCGCCTTGGCTTTGCCAACCGCATGACCATTTCGAACAAGTACCTCTATGCTGATGATCCGGACACGAAGAAAGTTGAAAAGTTCAAGGATGAACCGGGCCTCGAAAGCATTACTGAATTCAAGTATTCTTTCTCTGACCTTGTCAGCTTCAAGAGCCGCTTGTGGGCTTTCGTGAACTTCAAGGGCTTCGATGAAATTGACGGCAAGTGGGAAAACCTCCTCGCTGTGACGCTTTCTCCGCTCTTTGAACTCCAGGTCGGCTACGATGTCGCTTACGATAAGGACTTGGACGAAGATTCTCAGCACAAAAACACGATCCTCATCGGTGTGACCTGGCGCTGGTTCTAA
- the hisH gene encoding imidazole glycerol phosphate synthase subunit HisH, with translation MAITVVDYNAGNLTSVMNALKYIGADAKVSRDPDEIAKATRLIFPGVGAAASAMETLTKTGIGEAIKAVVKAGNPVLGICIGCQIILEESEEDGGVKTLGLIPGRAVRFKDEPGLKIPHMGWNQVNFTREHPIMKGIRSGCDFYYVHSYYPQVPAEYSFAETTYGTQTFTGLLGKDNLIASQFHQEKSGEVGLAMLKNFCDWKI, from the coding sequence ATGGCGATTACTGTTGTGGATTATAATGCGGGCAATTTGACATCGGTGATGAATGCTCTCAAGTACATTGGCGCTGATGCTAAAGTGAGTCGCGATCCGGATGAAATTGCGAAAGCGACGCGCTTGATTTTCCCAGGTGTCGGTGCCGCAGCCTCTGCTATGGAAACCTTGACCAAGACGGGAATCGGCGAAGCTATCAAGGCTGTCGTAAAAGCTGGTAACCCGGTGCTTGGCATCTGCATCGGTTGCCAGATCATTCTTGAAGAAAGCGAAGAAGACGGCGGCGTGAAAACGCTTGGGCTTATTCCGGGACGCGCAGTGCGTTTCAAGGATGAACCGGGCCTCAAGATTCCGCACATGGGCTGGAACCAGGTGAACTTCACTCGCGAACACCCGATCATGAAGGGCATTCGCAGCGGTTGCGACTTCTACTACGTGCACTCCTACTACCCGCAGGTTCCGGCTGAATATTCCTTTGCCGAGACGACTTACGGCACACAGACCTTTACGGGACTCCTAGGTAAGGATAACTTAATTGCAAGCCAGTTCCATCAGGAAAAGAGTGGTGAAGTTGGCCTTGCCATGTTGAAAAATTTCTGCGACTGGAAGATTTAA
- a CDS encoding TIGR02147 family protein, with product MAPVTEYEDYRIYMQDYYNERKRTTSFSWREFTRASGFTSPTYLKLVCEGKTRLSPQGAEKVGLAMGLAGFEFEYFKTMVSYCHAKTDQERKNAYESMLRLASKNKVKIIDGDAFKYFQSWINPVVRELAPVMPGATPGEIAKRFCQVVSAGEVRNSLEFMVRAGLLKKNGDAYEQVDKHLKGVTSAVSVALRYMHREMAHFAEEAIIRYAPSERNFTGLTMGISAEDYEKILQELDVCRKRIAQIALNSRGTERVYRLNLQLFPLTWKEDKSNAKTDS from the coding sequence ATGGCGCCGGTAACGGAATACGAAGACTATCGCATATACATGCAAGACTACTACAATGAACGGAAGCGGACAACTTCGTTTTCGTGGCGAGAGTTTACTCGTGCTTCAGGTTTTACGTCTCCGACTTATCTTAAATTGGTTTGTGAAGGGAAAACGCGTCTTTCTCCTCAAGGGGCCGAAAAGGTTGGCCTTGCGATGGGGCTTGCGGGTTTTGAATTTGAGTATTTCAAGACGATGGTCTCCTATTGTCATGCGAAGACCGATCAGGAGCGTAAAAATGCCTATGAATCCATGTTGCGGCTTGCATCAAAAAACAAAGTCAAAATTATTGATGGCGATGCGTTTAAGTATTTCCAGTCATGGATAAATCCCGTTGTTAGGGAACTTGCTCCGGTAATGCCAGGAGCGACTCCGGGAGAAATCGCAAAGCGCTTTTGTCAAGTCGTTTCTGCTGGAGAAGTCCGCAATTCGCTAGAATTTATGGTTCGTGCCGGGCTTTTGAAAAAGAACGGCGATGCTTATGAACAGGTGGATAAGCATCTAAAAGGCGTGACGTCGGCAGTGTCTGTTGCCTTGCGTTATATGCATCGCGAAATGGCGCACTTTGCAGAAGAAGCGATCATCCGGTATGCACCATCGGAAAGAAATTTTACGGGACTCACTATGGGCATTTCTGCAGAAGACTATGAAAAAATCTTGCAGGAACTCGATGTCTGCCGAAAGAGAATTGCTCAAATTGCCTTGAACAGCCGTGGTACAGAACGCGTTTATAGGTTGAATTTACAGCTATTTCCATTGACATGGAAAGAGGATAAGTCTAATGCAAAAACTGATTCTTAA
- the rph gene encoding ribonuclease PH — translation MSYTRTDRKPEEFRNLKMTTGFISSADGSVLIEMGRTRVICNATLLPKVPDWLAGRGTGWITAEYSLLPQSTGKRVERERKGASGRTQEIQRLVGRSLRGAADLAALGENAIVVDCDVIEADGGTRTASIIGGFVALAIAVKKIKERLGITQQILKHGITAISVGVVSGKPLCDLCYVEDSAADVDMNVVMQDAKNFIEVQGTGEHASFDRAMLNTLLDLGENACKEIYKKQMELIGGELP, via the coding sequence ATGTCCTACACACGCACAGATCGCAAACCTGAAGAATTTCGCAATCTCAAGATGACCACAGGCTTTATCTCGAGCGCCGACGGTTCCGTCCTTATTGAAATGGGACGCACACGCGTCATCTGCAACGCAACGCTCCTCCCGAAAGTTCCGGACTGGCTTGCCGGTCGCGGCACGGGCTGGATCACGGCTGAATACAGCTTGCTCCCGCAAAGCACGGGCAAGCGCGTGGAACGCGAGCGCAAGGGCGCGAGCGGCCGTACGCAGGAAATCCAGCGTCTGGTGGGCCGTTCGCTGCGCGGCGCAGCCGATCTCGCCGCACTCGGCGAGAACGCCATCGTCGTGGACTGCGATGTAATTGAAGCCGATGGCGGTACGCGAACAGCCAGCATTATCGGAGGCTTTGTCGCCCTCGCGATTGCCGTAAAGAAAATCAAGGAACGCCTCGGCATCACGCAGCAGATTCTGAAGCACGGTATCACCGCCATTTCTGTGGGCGTCGTGAGCGGCAAGCCGCTTTGCGACCTTTGCTATGTCGAAGATTCTGCCGCCGACGTCGATATGAACGTCGTGATGCAAGACGCGAAGAATTTCATCGAAGTGCAAGGCACGGGCGAACACGCCAGCTTTGACCGCGCCATGCTCAATACGCTCCTCGACCTCGGCGAGAACGCCTGCAAGGAAATTTACAAGAAGCAGATGGAACTCATCGGCGGCGAACTTCCGTAA
- a CDS encoding prephenate dehydratase, whose product MKKIAFQGRRGAYSESAAYHLFGNDIEVVPMDTFEQIFQGIETGVVDGGAIPIENSTAGSIYDNYDLLYKWRHPIVAEVKLQIEHTLCALPGTKLEDLTEVLSHPQGLAQCSRFFGQHPNIKSTAFYDTAGSAEEIAKRGDKHIGAIASAYAAKFYGLDILKQGLENLPGVNFTRFYAIQKTAIELPDFEAGKKPTPPIKTTLLFMLSDSSKSGALYEALGCFAKRKLNLTRIESRPHPDRPWEYIFHLSFEGNPKDPNVVEALKELQQYTDFIYRLGSFREGTTEKLSY is encoded by the coding sequence ATGAAGAAAATAGCATTCCAGGGCCGTCGCGGGGCCTATAGCGAAAGTGCCGCCTACCACCTGTTCGGAAACGATATCGAAGTCGTGCCGATGGACACGTTCGAACAAATTTTCCAGGGCATTGAAACAGGAGTCGTTGACGGAGGCGCCATCCCTATAGAAAACTCGACCGCAGGTTCCATTTACGACAACTACGACTTGCTTTACAAGTGGCGCCATCCGATTGTCGCCGAAGTCAAGTTGCAAATTGAACATACGCTCTGTGCATTGCCGGGCACAAAGCTCGAAGACCTTACCGAAGTGCTGAGCCACCCGCAGGGACTCGCCCAGTGCAGTCGCTTTTTCGGGCAGCACCCAAACATCAAGAGTACCGCTTTTTACGATACCGCAGGCAGCGCCGAAGAAATCGCGAAGCGCGGCGACAAGCACATCGGTGCGATTGCAAGCGCATACGCCGCCAAGTTCTACGGTCTTGACATTTTGAAGCAGGGTCTCGAAAATTTGCCGGGCGTGAACTTCACGCGCTTTTACGCGATTCAAAAAACGGCCATTGAATTGCCGGACTTTGAAGCAGGCAAGAAGCCGACTCCGCCTATCAAGACGACGCTTTTGTTCATGTTGAGCGATTCAAGCAAGTCCGGCGCTTTGTACGAAGCGCTCGGTTGCTTTGCCAAGCGCAAGCTGAACCTCACGCGCATCGAGAGCCGCCCGCATCCGGACCGTCCGTGGGAATACATTTTCCACCTTTCGTTCGAAGGCAATCCGAAGGACCCGAACGTCGTTGAAGCGCTCAAGGAACTACAGCAGTACACCGATTTTATTTACCGCCTCGGAAGCTTCCGCGAAGGAACAACGGAGAAACTGAGTTATTAA
- a CDS encoding C40 family peptidase — translation MLSSCAFPVRPGYDRKSGSYKRYRVPKQETVEIDSTTVNQQEELVQEERLAASPNTSADSLATVEKDASPKDSTAHLSTTQSKRDSATVQKGSIKADSAKKEANKKELATKAVAAKTEAASKAKKQAKRTARPTNLEKYAKEWLGAKYVYGAAGKKKTDCSGYVMQVYKGFYGIPLDHSAQHIYDDGRGYSIRRTKLQEGDLVFFGNFWKISHVGIYLKGNRFIHASTSKGVVITSMDDNYWSSKYKGARRFK, via the coding sequence ATGCTCTCAAGCTGCGCTTTTCCCGTACGCCCAGGATACGACAGAAAGAGCGGGTCTTACAAGCGGTACAGAGTTCCAAAGCAAGAAACTGTAGAAATCGACTCGACCACCGTAAACCAGCAAGAAGAACTAGTACAAGAAGAAAGGCTTGCTGCATCCCCAAATACAAGCGCAGACTCGCTTGCAACCGTTGAAAAAGATGCAAGCCCCAAAGATTCTACAGCGCATTTGTCTACAACACAAAGCAAGCGTGATTCGGCGACTGTACAGAAAGGCTCCATAAAAGCCGATTCCGCAAAAAAGGAAGCAAACAAAAAAGAACTCGCTACAAAAGCTGTAGCAGCAAAAACCGAAGCCGCTTCTAAAGCAAAGAAACAAGCAAAGCGCACAGCCAGGCCAACAAACCTTGAAAAATACGCCAAGGAATGGCTCGGGGCAAAGTATGTTTACGGAGCGGCCGGCAAAAAGAAGACGGACTGCTCCGGTTACGTGATGCAAGTCTACAAAGGGTTTTACGGGATTCCACTCGACCACAGCGCACAACATATTTATGACGATGGTCGCGGCTATTCCATCAGGCGTACGAAACTGCAAGAAGGCGACCTTGTATTTTTCGGAAACTTCTGGAAAATCAGCCACGTCGGCATTTACTTAAAGGGGAACCGATTCATTCATGCCAGTACAAGTAAAGGCGTGGTGATCACCTCCATGGACGATAACTATTGGTCGTCAAAATACAAAGGCGCAAGACGGTTTAAGTAA
- the bioB gene encoding biotin synthase BioB: MSFVQELKNKVLNDGYEITREDAIKLLSEDLDELTKAADEIRKKFHGDDFDFCSIVNARSGRCSENCKYCAQSSYYHTGAPEYKLLSADEIVADAKKKEAAGIPRYSIVTSGRTLSNRDVEQISEALRRLKKETKLSICLSAGLLNREQFDKLKEAGLTRFHNNLETYRRHFPDVCTTHTYDDKIGALQNALAAGLEICSGGIMGLGETMEDRIDMCLDLRKLGVKSTPVNVLNAIPGTPYENLPKLTNDEFCRIVAIYRFINPKAFIRLAGGRGVLGDDGKRAFKSGANAAITDDMLTTAGINSCKDFELVKGLGFKPHGFIG; this comes from the coding sequence ATGTCTTTCGTTCAAGAACTCAAAAATAAAGTTTTAAATGATGGTTACGAAATTACTCGCGAGGACGCCATCAAGCTTTTAAGCGAAGACCTCGACGAACTCACGAAAGCCGCAGACGAAATCCGCAAAAAGTTCCACGGTGACGACTTTGATTTTTGTTCCATCGTGAACGCCCGCAGCGGTCGCTGCTCTGAAAACTGCAAATACTGCGCCCAAAGCAGCTACTACCACACCGGCGCTCCTGAATACAAGTTGCTCAGTGCCGACGAGATTGTCGCCGACGCAAAGAAGAAAGAAGCGGCAGGCATCCCGCGTTACTCCATCGTGACTTCGGGCCGTACGCTTTCGAACCGCGACGTGGAACAGATTAGCGAAGCGCTCCGTCGCCTGAAAAAAGAGACGAAGCTTTCGATTTGCCTTTCGGCAGGCCTCTTGAACAGGGAACAGTTCGACAAGCTCAAGGAAGCAGGCCTCACCCGCTTCCACAACAATCTGGAAACGTACCGCCGCCACTTCCCGGATGTTTGCACAACACACACCTACGACGATAAAATCGGCGCACTCCAGAACGCCCTTGCCGCAGGTCTTGAAATTTGCAGCGGAGGCATCATGGGCCTTGGCGAAACGATGGAAGACCGAATCGACATGTGCCTGGATTTGCGCAAACTCGGCGTGAAGTCCACTCCGGTAAATGTGCTGAACGCGATTCCCGGAACACCGTACGAGAATCTCCCGAAGCTCACGAACGACGAGTTCTGCCGCATCGTGGCAATCTACCGATTCATCAACCCGAAGGCATTCATCCGTCTTGCAGGCGGTCGCGGCGTTTTGGGCGACGACGGCAAGCGAGCATTCAAGAGCGGTGCAAATGCAGCGATTACGGACGACATGCTCACCACCGCAGGCATAAACAGTTGCAAAGATTTTGAGCTTGTGAAAGGTCTCGGATTCAAGCCACACGGATTTATCGGCTAA
- the argF gene encoding ornithine carbamoyltransferase, translating into MIDRNKHFLRLTDWSEEKVLETIEIASRLKAEVHAGKVSDRLHGQNIAMFFEKPSLRTITTFQVGMNQLGGHAVLLSPDSIGLGKRESVKDVARCLSRWVNAIVVRCFKQQLVEELAEYGSIPVVNALTDDYHPCQAIAFAQMIKENLGGFKNGNKPKTVAFIGDGNNVANSFLALCSKVGMNFTLACPKGFEQPSKVVEEAEAGLKKHGCQYRVFHDPKEAVKDADILYSDVWVSMGQEGEKATKQSHFLPFQINDELLKLAPSHCKVSHCLPAHRGEEITDSVMDNLDVNMSFEEAENRLHAHKAVLWQVMTPFA; encoded by the coding sequence ATGATAGATCGCAACAAACACTTCCTCCGCTTGACCGACTGGAGTGAAGAAAAAGTTCTCGAAACCATTGAGATTGCCTCGCGTCTCAAGGCTGAAGTTCACGCTGGTAAGGTCTCTGACCGACTCCACGGCCAGAACATCGCCATGTTCTTCGAAAAACCGTCGCTGCGAACTATTACGACTTTCCAGGTGGGCATGAACCAGCTCGGCGGCCACGCCGTGCTCCTCTCCCCGGATTCTATCGGTCTTGGCAAGCGCGAAAGCGTCAAGGACGTTGCCCGCTGCCTCAGCCGCTGGGTGAACGCCATTGTGGTCCGTTGCTTCAAGCAGCAGCTCGTCGAAGAACTCGCTGAATACGGTTCCATCCCGGTCGTGAACGCATTGACCGACGATTACCACCCGTGCCAGGCTATCGCATTTGCACAGATGATCAAAGAAAATCTCGGCGGATTCAAGAACGGCAACAAGCCGAAAACGGTCGCTTTCATCGGTGACGGCAACAATGTCGCGAACTCCTTCCTTGCCCTTTGCTCTAAAGTCGGTATGAACTTCACGCTCGCCTGCCCGAAGGGTTTTGAACAGCCCTCTAAGGTTGTCGAAGAAGCGGAGGCCGGCTTGAAGAAGCACGGTTGCCAGTATCGCGTATTCCACGATCCGAAGGAAGCTGTCAAAGACGCCGACATTCTCTATAGCGACGTTTGGGTTTCTATGGGTCAGGAAGGCGAAAAGGCTACAAAGCAGAGCCACTTCTTGCCGTTCCAGATCAACGACGAACTCTTGAAGCTCGCTCCGTCTCACTGCAAGGTCAGCCACTGCTTGCCGGCTCACCGCGGCGAAGAAATCACGGACTCTGTGATGGACAATCTCGACGTGAACATGAGCTTCGAAGAAGCAGAGAATAGGCTTCATGCACACAAAGCAGTTTTGTGGCAGGTCATGACGCCGTTTGCATAA
- the dusA gene encoding tRNA dihydrouridine(20/20a) synthase DusA, whose translation MNIDFNRRLSIAPMLDCTDRHERYFLRLLSKHILLYSEMVVSTGLLHCENKNLFLGHEPFEHPAVLQLGGSNPADLAAASKLVEAAGFSEVNLNCGCPSDRVQNGNFGACLMKEKNVVADCFKAMQDAVSIPVSIKCRIGVDDLDSWEFFTDFIQTVHDAGCKIFIVHARKAWLKGLSPKENREVPPLHYEFVHRLKAEMPELNLSINGGIKTLDQVEEQLKDLDGVMVGREAYENPWFLHDADERIFGDIRAESNDPAEIIAGNARPATRKALLEAYLPYVEKQTAEGCPATILVKHLYGLFAGLPGARKFRATLSNESPRAHLYGGAAALIRKAMELVGETRD comes from the coding sequence ATGAACATCGACTTCAACCGTAGACTTTCCATCGCGCCGATGCTTGACTGCACGGACCGCCACGAACGTTATTTTTTGCGTTTGCTTTCCAAGCATATTCTGCTATACAGCGAGATGGTCGTTTCTACGGGGCTTCTGCATTGCGAGAACAAGAACTTGTTTCTCGGGCACGAGCCGTTTGAACACCCGGCTGTATTGCAGCTTGGCGGTAGCAATCCGGCGGATCTCGCCGCCGCATCAAAGCTCGTGGAAGCGGCAGGCTTTAGCGAAGTCAACCTGAATTGCGGTTGCCCTTCGGACCGTGTGCAGAACGGGAACTTCGGCGCATGCCTCATGAAAGAGAAGAACGTCGTCGCCGATTGCTTCAAGGCGATGCAGGACGCTGTTTCGATTCCAGTTTCTATCAAGTGCCGCATTGGTGTCGATGACCTGGACAGCTGGGAATTTTTCACGGACTTTATCCAGACCGTGCATGACGCGGGCTGCAAAATTTTCATCGTGCATGCGCGCAAGGCTTGGCTCAAGGGGCTCTCGCCCAAAGAGAACCGCGAAGTGCCGCCGCTCCATTACGAGTTCGTCCACCGCCTCAAGGCAGAAATGCCGGAGCTGAACCTGAGCATCAACGGCGGCATCAAGACACTCGACCAGGTCGAAGAACAGCTGAAGGATTTGGACGGCGTGATGGTCGGTCGTGAAGCGTACGAGAATCCGTGGTTTCTGCACGATGCCGACGAAAGAATCTTCGGGGATATCCGCGCCGAAAGCAATGACCCGGCAGAAATCATCGCCGGGAACGCCCGCCCCGCCACTCGAAAGGCGCTCCTCGAAGCCTACCTCCCCTACGTCGAGAAGCAGACTGCCGAAGGTTGCCCCGCAACGATTCTCGTGAAGCACCTCTACGGGCTTTTTGCAGGACTCCCGGGCGCCCGCAAATTCCGCGCCACGCTCAGCAACGAGAGTCCGCGCGCCCACCTTTACGGAGGCGCCGCCGCCCTCATCAGGAAGGCGATGGAACTCGTCGGTGAGACAAGAGACTAG